tttaattttgttattatgaGTATTTTGGGGGGTGTTGGAGacttaattaaaaagtatttaatactatgtaatattgattgataatatttatgtctattaacattctaaaattaaattataaaatattattttttgaaagtgGACTGGCCCGTAAGGCCCGCAACCCACATAGTAATAGTGTGGGCTTGATATTTTTTGGCTCATCATTTTGATAGGCTAGCCCAACCTGACTtgtcaaactcaaagcccgtcTGGGCTAGCTCGGATAAGCTGAGCCAACCCGTATCGACATCTCCACAAAAAAAAACTCTACATTATTGATACTCAAAGGAGACTTTGGAATCTTGAAGAATGCACGGAGGcaaattcatgatttcaaaaCGCAGATGTATGAATGTGAAATTCATCAAGATGACCTACATTATACATATTATACTAGACAAGCAGCCCAGAAATTGGGACAAAACAAGAACAAATTCCATGAAAATGTGCACCAAGATCATAAATAACTTACACAGCATGATTATCTAGGCTCTAGggtaccccccacccccacccccatgcAAAACTTTCATCATCACCCGGTAAGACGAGGCCTACACATGGAAATATAGACATTGCTTCAGTTCATACAACCTTTCGATAGGTGCTTGTTAGATCTTATTAAGCTTTTCTGCTACGATGATAGGATTTGCTTTTGCTATTGCATTCTGACCAGCATTCCTATAATCAAACGGGCAGTTGTGTTTGTCTGAATAATGATGAACTGCGTAAAATAGATCACCACATTTGCAACTGAACCCCGTTAATCCCACATGCTTATGACAAGCTGTGCACTTTTTCAAACCTTCTTTTGAGTTCACTTGTGAAATATGAGAGGCAAAATCTGCAGATGCAACCGCCGCACCTGCAAGAGCAAGTTCTGATTCATCGCTGCTTGAGCTTCTGCATACGACATTTTTGTTGAATGCAGCTGTAAGATTTGCATGTTCCTACTTCAGTAGTATCATGTCATTTTGACACTTGGAACACATACTCATCGTAGCTGCACTACCGAAAACATCACAGTCGTTGATGCAGAGGACGGGGTCTTCTGGAGCTCGACAACCTGTCTCTTTAGATGACTCCATTTCTGTAGTTTACAAGTCAAGTTCAACATCACaaatgtcacgcctcaaatcctattggggcggactggaaccataaccgaggaggcccaggagaaccagctcatcaccttatacttcccatgcatacctctatgacaacccgaaattcggacagcatcatatcgcatataaaaggaaataatcacttgtataagctcgagcacacatatatatatgtatatacaatacttggcaaTTGGAGCCATCACATCTATTAACGAAACatcaccttgactgtacattaggtctacaaagactctatacaatacacagagtttaactaaggtcaggacacaccccgccatataactaacttctatacaataccaaaagtgactggacatgacacggaaagccccgaagcaaactggagctcaccaaaaccAGCTGCATATCCtgactcctacttgtgcggtgtatgagctgaagtacctatgcctgcagcatgaaatgcaggtcccctgtgggggacgtcagtacaaaatatatactgagtatgtaaagctgtataaaatcacatatgatataggagctcaataaaaattagaaacaagtgaataaatcgtaataggagtggaccacacttactagaacttgttaCAACCTGTAcgttgtatttattcaatcactttaccttcgttcatatcatctttgtaatcattactgtactatactgtgac
This genomic interval from Capsicum annuum cultivar UCD-10X-F1 unplaced genomic scaffold, UCD10Xv1.1 ctg53656, whole genome shotgun sequence contains the following:
- the LOC124893090 gene encoding zinc finger A20 and AN1 domain-containing stress-associated protein 8-like; its protein translation is MESSKETGCRAPEDPVLCINDCDVFGSAATMTAFNKNVVCRSSSSDESELALAGAAVASADFASHISQVNSKEGLKKCTACHKHVGLTGFSCKCGDLFYAVHHYSDKHNCPFDYRNAGQNAIAKANPIIVAEKLNKI